From the Elaeis guineensis isolate ETL-2024a chromosome 16, EG11, whole genome shotgun sequence genome, the window TTGGTGGAAGTTTTAAGGGGCTACTAGAGTTGGTGTGAAGTTTTGGCATTTTGTATACAAATTATAGTGCAAATGTGTCCAATATGATTTTAATAATGTTCCTTTTAACTTCTAAATGCATTGCATACTTGCAACCATTTGGGAGGTAGACCCATATCCATAACGTGGTTATCTATGAATCACTTCGTGTCCTAGTGGGGCATTGCATATAGTCCAATAATTACTCCCTGATTCTCGCCTGAAATAGTGCGACCTGATACAGCTACATTAAACAACAATGCCCAACATACACACACGTTTAACTAAAGCAGCTCACATGGCAATAGTGAATCGTTGGAATAAATACTTGACCAATAACTATGAACAAACAAATGTAAGATCTTCTCCGTCTCATTCATTGCATGTATTTCTTTCATATCTTGTAGGTAAGAATCGAGTGACTATTCATATACATCAACTGTTTCAAGATGCATTTTGAGCCTTTTTATGGATGTCCACTGAACAGGATACTAGACAAGTTATTCCAATTTATTGCATGCAGTCTCCTGATAGAATACTTGATTAGAGGAAAAAAATGTGATAACATACTGGTATTTAGTGCAGGAGCAGACAAACCACAACGAAGTTTGACCCAGAAACAGGAAAGATAGCCACAGTAGAACAGCCCAAACACTGCACTACTGAGTTGGGCGAAACGGGGATTTCCTCTCTGTAAAATTAACGCCATTGCAACAACAAAAGCTGATGATGTTACAGACACATCCATGTGACCAAAATACCTGGTCATTCATAAGAAAGCATCAGACAAACAATCCTGGAGAGATGCAATAAGCTATGAGACAGAATAAAATCAGCAAAAGCCACGAAGATCACCAGGCAGAATATGCTCAACTATGCTGTAAATAAAGCAAACGACCGTGTGGCTGGCATTTGCACATAAGGTCGTGAGGCCTGCCTCTACATGCTCTTCTACAGTAAATATGTGTCTCTTGATTCTCTCGCTTCATATATTGTTTCAGAGGAATAAGGTGGAAGTATATAAACAAAAGAAGGAGAGTAATTATCAATTTATGCAACCCAAAACATTTCCATGGACAGGGGAATCACAATCATCCATCATGTGCCAGTTTCTGGTTACAGCATTGTCAACCAATAGTTCTGCTCACGGAAGTTGtgattgagatatatttttccaCTTGACATTTGTGGAGTTTGAGGGGGAAAGCAAGAAGAATGTTGTAATATAAAATAGAGTTGGAAGAAGCACTCTAAAGCAAATCAACTTTGAAACCCATCAAGACTGCAAATTCTCAAACAAGCAGCCAttcattttataaataatttctaGGACATAGGTCATCTCCTTCAATGAATTAGTCTAGCATACAATGCTAATCTTTTCACTGAGTGCAAATTTAGGATTCGACCATTCTATGGACCCATTGCACCACCAAGACTCAAGCTTTGAAGCCCACACTTATCTTGTGTATATGCTAACACAGATCATTGATGTATATGCATCTGAAGTCTCTTTCGCATGGTTTATCATAACTGTTTCCTAGCATGCAGTGCACATATTTGGTTAAAGTTTTGTTTTGTTTCAGTTCAAATGACTTCCAAGCAAAATCAAAAAACAGAAAATTAATGTCTAGGTGATAAATGTGGAGAGAAAAGGCATTAACGATAAGAAAAAAAGCAAAAACAAGACAAATAAGGGACAAGAAAACAATATTGGAAATTAGATGAACTTTAAAAGGATAAtgaatatcagaataatttgaaatgggaaaggCTTCCGACTGTTATTAGGTGTTCTAACTGCAATTACTAAACAAGCACGGTCTAGAAAAGGTGTTGTCGCCAAATGCTTTATTCTAAATGTAATGAACTTTTGGTTTTACCAAATGGATGGCAAGGTCAAAATGGTCACTTGAGTGTTTTAGCATGTTTTAAATCAAGTTATTGGATTATTTGGAAACTTTCGGTCTTCCCATTCAATGGCATGCATGCAATTTTATATATCTAACTTCTACCATATGAAAAACTTAATGTTCCTAATTGCTGTATATTAGGTAGTTGTAATATAGGTCTGTTTACTCTACGAAAAGCCAGCCACTCAAATTCCTCCGAGTACTGCTCTCATAGCTTGCAAATGAAAGATTAACAACAACCGAAAGAAAATATTAAACAAAAGAAACTTACAGCGTCAGTACGGGCATGAGGGCACAGATAACCGAGCAAACCCTCGATAAGTATCGGGGAGGCGGCGTCATCCCGGCGGCAATCCCCCGACTCCTGACCAACCCAAAGTACTCGCGAGCGGCGGCAAACACCGCAGCCGCCACCGCCACGGTGAACACCCATCCCCCAGCCACGACGACACCTCCGGCGCCCAATCCGATCCCCAGCCCAAAAATCACCCTCTTCCTCAGCTGGCTCCCCTGATTCTGCCGCTGCTGATCGATTACCGCCGACGCCTCCACATCCTACATCATTCTCCAATCGAATCAAGGCCAAAAGGTAGGGGAGAAAAAAAAGAGCAACAAGAACAAGAAGCAGGTCttcggaggagggggaaggaggcaCCTTTAGGGGGAGTTCGTGGTCGGCGGGGCCATCGGCGGCGGAGGAGGGGACGAAAGCGGCGGTGAAGCGGAATGGTAGGCGACGGGGGCGGCGGAGGACGAGGTGGAAGCGGAGGTGGATGGGGGGAAGGGGGCGGGGAAGCGCGAGGGTGAGGGATTTGGGTGAGGGGGAGggtgaggagagggagagggggaaaAGCGGGCAGCGCCCGAGGTAGAGGCGGGCAGCCATCGCTGCTATGGCCCGTCGGGGGGGTGATCAGACCGGCGGCATATTCCGGAAGGAAACGGAGGCGGTGACGGTactcgagaagaagaagagatcccGACTCCAGAGGTACAGGATATCTCCTCCGGTTATCTCTGAAGTTCCGTTCTCCTCTTTTCGTTTTACCTTTTTCTTTTGCCCTTTCTTGTTCTTTCTTGCCGAAGGTATTCGCATGGCTGAGCGGCCGATGCTCAAGATATCCTATAATACGGACTGCCGCATATTTTTCTGCTGCGGCCGCCAATAGGTTTCTCGTTTTAAATATGCCGTTTGCGCATGTTTTAAAAAGAATGGACAGAAAGTCTCACTGGATGACCACCAAGGGGAGTCCCCACAGGGTTGTTCTCAGAAGCCTTGTTGTGAAACTGGAGCAACTCTTTCGATCCTTCCCATAAGAGTCTCACCTGAAAGGTGGGAGTAGTATCTACCTGCTGACTTGGGATGTGGTATGTCAGTTGCTCAAAGATAAAGGTCTAGATATTCAATCCTTGATGATAAGGAAGGATGCCCTGGTTGCATGGCTAGAGCTGACAAAATATAATCCGATCTATCAATTCGATCCGtcataaatagatttagattCAGGTTAAACGGAtttggatcataaacggatcgatccgtttaacctgtttgaTAATTGGATCGATTtgggttttagatatctgatccttttaacctatttaacccatttaacatcCAGATCAtattgagtcagataacccatttaaactgtttaacctatttctgacccatttaacccaacatgtttaacttgtttaatccaTTAAGacccgtttaatctatttaaaacctTTTTAACTTTTTTCTGATCCATTTCACTTGACTTGTTTAATTTGTTTAACTCGTTTAacttatttaacccatttaatctaatttgacatatttaataaacaggttaaatgggtcggattggattacctatttaataaacaggtcagattcagatttgaattttttatccatttaataaataggtcgggttTGAGTTGacgattttctgatccgatccgTTTTATGATCCGACCCGTTTACGATCCGACCTGACCCGATTACCACCTCTATGCACGGCATACTATCCAAATCTTCCTTAATTCTGATACCTTCTGGAGTACTATCATAAGAGTTAAATATAGGTCGTGGTCTGCTAGCGGAGAGATTAGGCCCAGTCATAATGCCTCCTTCCTATGGAGGGAGATTTGCTCTAGTCTCCCTAATGTGATTCCCCAGCTGAGATGGCTGGTTGGAAATGGTCACTCGATGAGCATGTTGTATGATTTGTAGGTTCGTGACCTACTACTGATTCATCGGCCGACCTTCATCAATTCTAAGGTTATTGACTCCATCAAAATTGCTGATCTCCTCCTTGTGGATGATACATGGTGGAACTGGGATGCTATGTCCCTTCTCTTTGAAGAGCAACTAGAGGAGTGGGTGACATCTCTTGCGATTTTTCTTCATTGCAGATAGGATGCCAGGGTTCGAAAATATTTCTGTACATCTAGGATTGTGACGATGGATCTCTACCAGTACTATAGAAAAAAGTTGACTAGGTATAGAGATGTTAGCTAAATTCAGAGAATTGGGGTTCACTCGAGGATAAGCCTCTTTCTTTGAAAGGTGACTTAGGACCATCCCCCTATCGGATCTCTTCTGAGAACTAGAAGTATGGATGTTCAGCTGGCTTGCCTTTACTGTGACTAGGAGGAGATCTTAGAGCATATCATCTTCCGCTGTCCAAGAGTGAGGCTTGTTTGGTCCTTGAGGGGATTGCATATGCAAAATGCTCAAACAGAGGATCAAACATAGGCTTTTCTGGAGTTATTGGAACATAGCACCGGTGGCGACTCGTTTGAAGCTGTGGACATCCATGTGGTTTATATCACCCTCTGTATTTGGCTAACTAGGAATAGCCTGATGTTCAATTTTAGGAGGTGCTCAGCAAGATTCCTTCTGGAGAGAGCGTTGAGTAGGATAGTGGAACTATCCGATGTAACTTTCAGTTCTCTAGAGACCTGAGACTCCCACTCTACTTACATAGCAACTTGATGGATGTTCATTTCTTGGGAGCCTCCTCCTCCAGCATACCTAAAGTCAACTTTAATAAAAGGGTCAAGGGCAGATACGGTGGGGATGGGTTTGTGATCCATCAGCTTGATTTCAGGTTGGTGGCTGTGTGGGGGGGAGAACCATTTAATTGAACCTACGGTACTTGATGTGAAGCTTTATACGGCCTGGATAGGGATTGTGTTTGTCAGATAGGCCCCGGGGGCTGGCCAGCTTATTCTTGAGGGCAACTCCACAATAGTAGCCTGATTTCATAGCTGCATTCGAGGAGGAGCCAATCAACTCTTCTATATGATATAGCGACCTTGCTAGGAGGATGACTATCAAACATGTATTCCAAGAGGTGAATATTGCGCTAAACTGGATGGTAGCTTTTGCTGCGAAGCATTCGGATAAAGTTCTTTAGACCGAGATGGGGGCGACTCAAGGTCACTTTGTGATCTTTTGTTGGCTAACTCTCTTGGTTGTATTTATgcaataattatttgaataaactattttatccaaaaaaaaactgTCCCACCATGTTTTAAGAGAGTATTCTtgtattataattatttaaaacaaaacctTAAAAATAACAATCctcaatatttaaaataattgatatctaaatatttgatttttgaattttttattttctatgatatatTTATGGTAGAACAgtgtaatttttttgatttacctAATAAAATCATGACTTTGGGCATGATcattttagaaatattttgattatttttgcaACATTTTGATTATGAGATAGAGCAATATTTTTAACCACTAtcaatcaatattttgaaaaatcatggataatatCTTCATGAGCTCAGGTTCAATTTATCTTTGttagagatttaaaaaataaaaaataaaaatagtgtcAAGATCTCCGATGATATTAGaagaagtgattttttttttaaaaaatgatttgATAAGGATTGAAACAATGATATATAAAGTAGTATGATAATATAAGATTACATTCTCTCTCGAAactattaattttaaatatttattaatagaaaataatttaaaataaaaatataataaaaagaaTTAGATTGATGTCATGATCTAAGGGCGGTTGACCAAGTCCTCCCCTTAATCTTCCAACTCAGTGACTTGGAGCGGACGTTAGTGTGACTTTGAGTTTCTTGGAGGAGAGGTCAGGAGAAGGCCCGACTTCGTCCCGGCTCTCCTGCTTTTCCTTTAAAAACCTCCTCTTGGGGCCTTCTGACTCCACATCAACGAGAAGGAACAAGGAGGCAAAGTAGTAGAGTAGATAGCAGCAGATCAGATGGCTTTTGTGAAGTACTGCTTCTCCTTCCTGGTAGGAGCCACCTGTGGAGCTCTCGTCGCCCGGAACTTTGAATGCCCCAAAGAGAGGATTGCCAAAAGGATGATGCTGATGGCAAAGCACCATGACGAGGCAAGCCGCAGGCCAAAAGAAGCACAGAATCCAGCACAGTAGAAAGCATCGCATGTCTCCTTGTGTCGTATACAACTATAcacctttttttcttattttacgtCTTCTCTTGTTGTGAGAGTTTTGTATTGGTGTCAGTGGAGTTTGCAACAAATGGTCAGTTTATATTGGTTGAGGAGATTGTTCTAAATGAAGTTTTCCATTTGATGAGTACTTGTAGGGAATTTGGAATCAGTGTTGCTTGGTATATTTGATCTTTGGTGATGTTCTTTGGAACATTTGTCATAATGTTGCTCATAGGGAAAGTGTGAGAATTAAGAATGATGAAGGGAAAAAGAAAGGCATCCAGATCAAAACCCCTGTTGCTGGTTAAGAAAGTaactgacattttttttttttccttggaagGGAATAGATTAAAACCTCTTCAATCAGCCTCAGGAACAGCAGAAAACATGACATCGGAAAAATAAATAGTAAAGGAATTAAAGAAACTTGAAaatcaaattcttgaagaaaaCAAAAATTGGAAAAGCCAAGCAAgtgaagaggaagaggaggctcaGATTCACCATATTATGACCCTTTTAATTTCTGaactatatttcaaaaaaatctttgtaATTTGAAAGACACTCCTTAATATTTAAAATCAGGATTTTGGACATGATCATTCAAGAAGCACAGTGACTATTTTTGCAACACTTTGACGACAaaatagaataatatttttatcactgccAATCAATTTTGAAAGATCATGGCTGGTATAATGAGCTCAGATTCAATTTGTCATTGTagataagaataaaaaataaaaaaaatatagtgttAAGATCTTTGCTGATTTTAGAAgtgaaatttttcaaaaaaatgattaGAAAGAATTGAAACATTAATATCTATTAAGTGTGACTTGAATATTGGTGTGATCTGGTTTATCATCCGATCCAACCATTTTGAAGAGGTGATCTGAGTGGATTTTCCATGAGACCTATGGTAATAGTGGAGGGCTTAGCCCATttagatattttgatttttttattattttagagttTAATGGTCACATATTGTAACTATGTAGTTTGTCATTTGAGCAGCTTTTGATATAGTGAAATCTCTCCATATCTTCGTTTGCGAACGTAAGCCAAAGATCGAACTATATAAATcgttgtattttattttctatattgttatttttttaatttaaattttatattaattaataaaaaattttactataatatctATAATATTAAAAGATTATTTTTCATCTTACAATTATTAatttaaagaaaataatttaaaataaaaaataaggagGAGTTCAGATTGATATCATTATCATATAAACCCGGTTGACCAGGTCATTCCTGTGATCTTTGCTAAGTGACTTGAAGCAGACGTTAGTGAAGTTGTCAAAGGAAGAATGATGGGCtcgaaataaaataatattatattttatgaagGTACTCAAAAGTTCAAAATGCTTATTGTTTCATTACAAAATGACCCCATGGGTATTTATAGCCATTAGGGGAACTTACTAGACATAATACATCACTAAATATGTATTTATAACACTTCTTCCCAAGGGTCACATCCATATTTCAAGATTAACTCATAATTACTCATGCATcttatagataatgaaagtttcTATATGACTCTTTGGCTCCTAAGACTCTTAGACTCCCAACATTAATGATATTACATTTAAGTTTATTTACTAACACCCTCCCTTAAACTTAATTGTATTCCATCCTTCATGCCAAGTAAGTTCTTGAGCTTGTGAAAAAGATTTGCTGCAAGTGGCTTGGTGAAGATATCAGCAACTTGATCATAAGTTTTTGCATAAGCTAACTccatatttttctcttttatatGCTCCTTTATGAAATGAAAACGGATGTCGATATGCTTACTCTTTTCATGATAGACCGGATTCTATGCTAATGCCATTGCCGACTTGCTATCCACATATATCTTAGTATTACCTTGAGAGAAATAGATATCTTGTAATAATCTTCTAAGCCATATAGCATGGCAAATACATGAAGATACTGCAACATATTCAGCCTCACAAATAGAAAGAGTCACAATAGTTTGCTTCTTAGAAAGCCAAGTAAATACCGTATCACCCATATAGAAAATAAATCCGATTGTACTCTTTCTATCATCCGAATCTCCTCCCCAATCACTATCCGAATAACCAAAAAGTCAAAAATCATAAGAAGGAGAATACATTAATCCATGAGATATAGTACCTCGGATATAATGAAGAATTCTTTTTGCGGCCTTCCAATGTGTAGATTTTGGTTCCTCCATGAAATGACTTAATAAGCCAACTCCATATAGAATGTCCGATCTTGTGCATGTGAGATATCTTAAGCTTCCAACTAAGCTTTTATAAAGAGTAGGATCCATCACTTTACCTTcttcaaattttgatagtttCACTCCATAATCAACAGGGATGCTTATTGGTTTGTAATTTTCCATCTTAAACCTCTTAAGAATCTCCTTTGCATATGCTTCTTGAGAAATGAAGATGCCTTCATTGTTTTGCTTAACCTCTAAGCTGAGAAAATATGATATAAGCTCCAAATCTGTCATCTCAAACTCTAAGATCATAGTTTGCTTGAATTCTTCAAACATTTGAGGGTTGCTTCCTGTAAAAAtaagatcatccacatacaaagaaACAAACAATATatcttcattcttcttcttcacatATAAGGCATGCTCATATGGACATTGTATGAAGTCATTAGCTTTGAAGTATGTATCAATTCTACTATTCCATGctttaggtgcttgtttcaagccATAGAGTGCCTTCTTCAACTTTAAAACTTTTTCTTCATGACCCTTCTTCACATACCCTTCGGGTTGATTTACATAAACTTCTTCTTCTAAAATTCCATTCAATAAAGTtgatttgacatccatttgaagaaTTGGCCATTTGAA encodes:
- the LOC105059512 gene encoding phosphatidate cytidylyltransferase 5, chloroplastic isoform X1, whose translation is MAARLYLGRCPLFPLSLSSPSPSPKSLTLALPRPLPPIHLRFHLVLRRPRRLPFRFTAAFVPSSAADGPADHELPLKDVEASAVIDQQRQNQGSQLRKRVIFGLGIGLGAGGVVVAGGWVFTVAVAAAVFAAAREYFGLVRSRGIAAGMTPPPRYLSRVCSVICALMPVLTLYFGHMDVSVTSSAFVVAMALILQRGNPRFAQLSSAVFGLFYCGYLSCFWVKLRCGLSAPALNTNIGRSTLSEIGNVWPVLLGGQAHWTVGLVATLISISSIIAADTFAFLGGRAFGRTPLTNISPKKTLEGALAGLSGCIVIAVLLSKILCWPTSLISASAFGILNFTGSLFGDLVESMIKRDAGVKDSGSLIPGHGGILDRLDSYVFTGALCYSFVKIALPLFGV
- the LOC105059512 gene encoding phosphatidate cytidylyltransferase 5, chloroplastic isoform X4; translation: MAARLYLGRCPLFPLSLSSPSPSPKSLTLALPRPLPPIHLRFHLVLRRPRRLPFRFTAAFVPSSAADGPADHELPLKDVEASAVIDQQRQNQGSQLRKRVIFGLGIGLGAGGVVVAGGWVFTVAVAAAVFAAAREYFGLVRSRGIAAGMTPPPRYLSRVCSVICALMPVLTLYFGHMDVSVTSSAFVVAMALILQRGNPRFAQLSSAVFGLFYCGYLSCFWVKLRCGLSAPALNTNIGRSTLSEIGNVWPVLLGGQAHWTVGLVATLISISSIIAADTFAFLGGRAFGRTPLTNISPKKTLEGALAGLSGCIVIAVLLSKILCWPTSLIRRHT
- the LOC105059512 gene encoding phosphatidate cytidylyltransferase 5, chloroplastic isoform X2, with protein sequence MAARLYLGRCPLFPLSLSSPSPSPKSLTLALPRPLPPIHLRFHLVLRRPRRLPFRFTAAFVPSSAADGPADHELPLKDVEASAVIDQQRQNQGSQLRKRVIFGLGIGLGAGGVVVAGGWVFTVAVAAAVFAAAREYFGLVRSRGIAAGMTPPPRYLSRVCSVICALMPVLTLYFGHMDVSVTSSAFVVAMALILQRGNPRFAQLSSAVFGLFYCGYLSCFWVKLRCGLSAPALNTKIGNVWPVLLGGQAHWTVGLVATLISISSIIAADTFAFLGGRAFGRTPLTNISPKKTLEGALAGLSGCIVIAVLLSKILCWPTSLISASAFGILNFTGSLFGDLVESMIKRDAGVKDSGSLIPGHGGILDRLDSYVFTGALCYSFVKIALPLFGV
- the LOC105059512 gene encoding phosphatidate cytidylyltransferase 5, chloroplastic isoform X3, yielding MAARLYLGRCPLFPLSLSSPSPSPKSLTLALPRPLPPIHLRFHLVLRRPRRLPFRFTAAFVPSSAADGPADHELPLKDVEASAVIDQQRQNQGSQLRKRVIFGLGIGLGAGGVVVAGGWVFTVAVAAAVFAAAREYFGLVRSRGIAAGMTPPPRYLSRVCSVICALMPVLTLYFGHMDVSVTSSAFVVAMALILQRGNPRFAQLSSAVFGLFYCGYLSCFWVKLRCGLSAPALNTNIGRSTLSEIGNVWPVLLGGQAHWTVGLVATLISISSIIAADTFAFLGGRAFGRTPLTNISPKKTLEGALAGLSGCIVIAVLLSKILCWPTSLISASAFGILNFTGSLFGDLVESMIKRDAGVKDSGSLIPGHVSDAYPGWI